One part of the Solanum dulcamara chromosome 3, daSolDulc1.2, whole genome shotgun sequence genome encodes these proteins:
- the LOC129882317 gene encoding uncharacterized protein LOC129882317, producing MEKDLVDDCEFWLPPQFLTDDYLLMDFKTNSPGNDGSKLFGGEFGCGFSLFGSNSDLSSPVESVVGSTENESDEDDYITGLTRKMASSTLQEAGLGYENGKGLSLSGSPQSTLCGVLVAGCGCKQGSSRGSPNCPSQASSPPPMNRPDVSLDLLYAAAGEVARIRMIEESAGLYHNKGGIWSAPPVTVGPKNPKHNLGLFNTNQPQLSYQQLQVAQFQRLKQQQMVKQVQGQGVLGNGKGGFRQFPLNQSHQQLAENRARNGVKGTLNLPNSAWPTLQQSQQLQQQQQPHSGSGMRAVFLGNPGPKRECAGTGVFLPRRVGTQTETRKKPGCPVILPDRVVQALNLNLEAMDAATTRPQSHVQTRCHNENTSFTPAPEYRNMAAAAAAAAAQQRRNQRTQPPPAMPQELQLPQEWTY from the exons ATGGAGAAAGATTTGGTGGATGATTGTGAGTTTTGGTTACCCCCACAGTTTCTTACTGATGATTATCTTTTGATGGATTTTAAGACGAATTCTCCAGGGAATGATGGGAGTAAGTTGTTTGGAGGGGAGTTTGGTTGTGGGTTTAGCCTGTTTGGTTCGAACTCGGATCTGAGTTCGCCGGTTGAGTCTGTAGTTGGTTCAACAGAGAACGAGAGTGATGAAGATGATTATATCACTGGGTTAACTAGGAAAATGGCTAGTTCTACTCTGCAAGAAGCTGGTTTAGGCTATGAAAATGGCAAG GGTTTGAGTTTGTCAGGTTCGCCACAATCGACGTTGTGCGGTGTGCTTGTAGCTGGGTGTGGTTGTAAGCAGGGGTCAAGTCGTGGAAGCCCAAACTGTCCATCTCAGGCTTCTTCTCCGCCGCCAATGAACAGGCCGGATGTGTCTTTGGATCTGCTTTATGCGGCCGCCGGAGAAGTGGCGAGGATTAGAATGATAGAGGAGTCGGCCGGACTGTACCATAACAAAGGTGGAATATGGTCTGCTCCTCCAGTAACTGTTGGCCCAAAAAACCCCAAACATAATCTCGGTCTATTCAACACAAATCAGCCACAACTCTCTTACCAACAACTGCAGGTGGCTCAA TTTCAGCGTTTGAAGCAACAGCAAATGGTTAAGCAAGTGCAAGGGCAAGGTGTTTTGGGCAATGGAAAAGGTGGATTTAGGCAGTTTCCATTGAACCAAAGTCACCAGCAATTGGCTGAAAACAGAGCCAGAAATGGAGTTAAAGGTACTTTGAACTTGCCGAACTCTGCTTGGCCTACTTTGCAACAATCTCAGCAGCTACAACAGCAGCAGCAGCCTCACTCTGGCTCAGGCATGCGCGCTGTTTTCCTTGGTAATCCTGGCCCTAAACGGGAATGTGCTGGAACTGGCGTCTTTTTGCCTAGAAGAGTTGGAACACAAACTGAAACCCGAAAAAAACCAG GTTGTCCAGTTATCTTGCCAGACAGAGTGGTCCAGGCTctgaatttgaatttggaaGCCATGGATGCGGCTACTACTAGGCCACAATCCCATGTTCAAACCAGATGTCACAATGAGAATACCAGTTTCACTCCAGCTCCAGAATACCGGAACATGGCGGCCGCGGCGGCAGCAGCAGCAGCTCAACAGAGGAGAAACCAGAGAACACAGCCACCGCCAGCAATGCCTCAAGAACTTCAACTTCCTCAGGAATGGACTTACtga